GCTCCCTTCGCATCCAGGGCTGCGAGGACTGCGGTGCGATGGTTCACCCGCCGACGCCGATCTGCCCCCGGTGCCGGAGCCGGTCCTGGAAGCCGAAGGTGGTCTCGGGGCGGGCCACGGTCGTCGCCTTCACGGTGAACGCACATCCCTGGCTGCCGGCCTTCGAACCACCGTACGTCGTGGCCAACGTCGCCCTCGCCGAGGACCCGACGGTGCGCCTCACGACGAACATCATCGGGTGTGAGCCGGGCCAGGTGCACATCGGTCAAGAGGTGGTCGTCCGGTTCGACCCGCAGGGGGAGGTCTGGCTCCCGTTGTTCGAGCCGACCGGCGCCACGGATCCGGTGGATCGGATCCCGCCACCGGAAAGGCCTTCGCCGCGGCGGCCTGCGAGCTCCGAGCGCTTCGAGCATCGGGCGGTCCTCTCGGGGATCGGCCGGTCGGCTCTCGGACGCCGCCTGATGGTCGATCCGCTGTCACTCACGATCGACGCGTGCCTGGCTGCGGTCGCCGACGCCGGTTTGACGCTGGCCGACATCGACGGGCTCTCGACCTACCCTGGCGCCGCCGGCGTCGGGATGAGCGAGGGTGGTGTGACCGCCGTCGAAGAGGCCCTGCGGCTCCATCCCACCTGGATCAATGGCGGGGGCGATCTCCCGGGGCCAGGGGGTGCGGTGACCGCCGCGATGCTGGCCGTCGCCGGCGGGCTGTGCACTCACGTTCTGTGCTTCCGTACCGTTTGGGAATCTACCTACGCAGCCCTCCGAATGGGCGGTGGCGCCGCGGGACGCTCCACTGGTGCCCTGATGGAGTGGCGCGCGCCGT
This is a stretch of genomic DNA from Acidimicrobiales bacterium. It encodes these proteins:
- a CDS encoding OB-fold domain-containing protein, coding for MKPLPELTPANRWFWTSGADGSLRIQGCEDCGAMVHPPTPICPRCRSRSWKPKVVSGRATVVAFTVNAHPWLPAFEPPYVVANVALAEDPTVRLTTNIIGCEPGQVHIGQEVVVRFDPQGEVWLPLFEPTGATDPVDRIPPPERPSPRRPASSERFEHRAVLSGIGRSALGRRLMVDPLSLTIDACLAAVADAGLTLADIDGLSTYPGAAGVGMSEGGVTAVEEALRLHPTWINGGGDLPGPGGAVTAAMLAVAGGLCTHVLCFRTVWESTYAALRMGGGAAGRSTGALMEWRAPFGAMSAANWIGMNANQYLHRYDATREMLGYIALNGRANAARNPAAIYREPMTMDDYLSARPITSPFGLYDCDVPCDGSVAVIVSDASVAGDLPKPAVRTVAVGTQILERVSWDQGTLTHEPQVLGQAAHLWTRTSLRPADVDVALLYDGFTFNAISWLEALGFCGFGEASDWLDEGRRIALDGELPVNPHGGQLSEGRTHGFGFIYEAVAQLRHDAGDRQVDGATTAVVATGGGTPSGVLLLQRDGA